One window of the Candidatus Jettenia sp. genome contains the following:
- the rpsD gene encoding 30S ribosomal protein S4, whose translation MARYVGPQCRLCRREGEKLFLKGIRCDTVKCAISKRKYPPGQFTWGRGKLSKYGIQFREKQKIKRFYGILERQFQNYYKKAEKQKGNTGENLLNIFERRLDNVLYLVSFAISRKQGRQIIQHGHISVNDKKVDIASYLVKAGDIIKPKNDELSLNIIKSNIEFVKGRNAPAWIEFRKDTLEAVVTQLPTRDDISVPIQEQLIVELCSK comes from the coding sequence ATGGCAAGATATGTAGGTCCACAATGCAGATTGTGTAGAAGAGAGGGTGAAAAATTATTCCTGAAAGGAATCAGGTGTGATACGGTAAAATGCGCAATCTCAAAACGCAAGTATCCTCCTGGTCAATTTACCTGGGGTAGAGGTAAGTTATCAAAATACGGTATTCAGTTTAGAGAAAAGCAAAAAATAAAGCGTTTTTATGGAATTTTGGAAAGACAGTTTCAAAATTATTATAAAAAAGCTGAAAAACAAAAGGGAAATACAGGCGAAAACCTTTTAAATATATTCGAGAGAAGATTAGATAATGTTTTATATTTGGTATCTTTTGCTATTTCAAGAAAGCAAGGCAGGCAAATTATACAACATGGCCACATAAGCGTGAATGATAAAAAGGTAGACATAGCCTCATATCTTGTAAAGGCTGGAGATATTATAAAACCGAAGAATGATGAATTGAGTCTAAACATTATAAAATCGAATATTGAATTTGTTAAAGGCCGAAATGCCCCTGCTTGGATAGAATTTAGAAAAGATACCTTGGAGGCTGTGGTGACACAACTCCCTACAAGGGATGATATTTCTGTTCCTATTCAAGAACAATTAATTGTCGAACTGTGTTCTAAATAA